The Zingiber officinale cultivar Zhangliang chromosome 2A, Zo_v1.1, whole genome shotgun sequence genomic sequence CCAGGGATTTGGCTTCTTCTAGTCACCTCTAAAATCTCTAAAGagtattcattttcattttttgtgaCTTATTCACTTAGATACACCCACACACCCACATATATTTAAGTGCAAAAGTATGATTGTACTTTTCTGAGTAATTAAGTAATGCTTTAGGATTTTCACATTGCCTCGTAATACGTTGCGAGTGACAAATCAAATATCATGTCAATTATGTTGCTCCGATAATTTAGCTTGAATGTAGGATTAGGGAGATATGTTGTCCATAACTGCATTAAGTGAAAGCTCAAAAATAATGCCCACAAAATCTAGAAATCTTAACATATAGATAACATAGTTACATTAGCAAAGATCCTTACATTTTAAGAGTTTTGTTTTACTCCTATTTTACGACAAACATATAAATTGGGTCAATTTTCATtaaccaacaacaacaacaaaaggcAGCTTGGTGTTCGAAGCTTCCGCCAATGTGGGATCCCGGGGAAGGGTTGGATCACATTGGATTTATCATATACAACTTTATCTTGTATTGCAAGAAGCTGATTCTGCGACTTGAACTTGTGACTACAAGGTCACACATCAACAACTCTATTGTTGCGCCAAGACTCTCCTTTtaaccaacaacaacaacaaaaaaaccaAAAGTTCTCTATAAATGTAGGTCTCATTGAGTGAGAAGAATTTTTTGGTGTATAAAACACTTTATATCTGAATGCCCTATTCTAATAACTGCAGTTTTTCCATCTCATGCTTCTATATTTTCTGTATAAAAAACCTTATGTTTGTGAGGGAGAAAGTCTACTTTCTTCTCTATCTTTTTTAAAAGGAAGTGTTGAAGAATATACTTCCACAGAAATCACCTTTGGAATTTGGGTTTTATCTTTTATGAGGATCAGAGAAATTACATCAAGAGGACTAGGATATGTTAGAGTCAAAATGTGGTGCCAAATGCGCAAGCATTAATATTGATGAATATTTGTTCATTATAATATCTATTACATGAAGAATAAcgagaaaatgacaaaaatatgatgaatattTTTATGTCTCTAATTTGTATGTATGTCTTGATGCACATGTCTTTTGAAATGCAAGTATTAAAGTCTTCCACTTCCTAAATTATACCTGTCGAGCACAATGTAAGTCAACAATTAATTTGACTAACCTTCCAAAGTTTTGCTGTCTTTCTTTTCTTACATTGACCACTATCATTAATAGGTGTTTCAGAATCTTGGATGCTTTCTGTCGAAATATGGTTATTTCAGAAATTACCCTTCTGAACCTACCAAACAAGGTTTTCTTTATCATATCCTATGGATAGAGACTATGAGTTATTGCACCAAAAACAAATGCTTCTATCATGGACTGCTTAATGAAAATTGTACCCTTAAGGAAACTTCTGTAAACAAAATCTCACACTTGTGATATAGGAAATAGGCGAATGgacttgcttgctttcttgttttatgCTTGATTTTTCAAGTCATCATGTGTACCTGATTCCTTTTTGCATGGGAGCATTCCTATGACTttttttttcattagatgaattaAATCGATTTTAAATATTTGTAGATCTATTTTCTGGCAATCAGCCTCGAGCTGTTGGAAAAAGGACTCCTCGTGTTCCTGTTTCAAATCTGTATCTCAAAGATGACAAGGAAAGACCAACATATATGAGTAAACAGTCTTCGATGGCAGAAGTCGATTCTATTGATGATGAAGGTGCTCATGTTGCAGCTATAGCTTTGACAGAGGTTTTGCGAGGAGGTGGCTATGGCTCTCCACAAGTGTCTCTAACACCTGGAAGGAGGGTCAACCATTCAAATTCTTCTACAATTAAAAGTACTGAACAAAAGGTAGTTGGTGCTTGTATTGTCCATCTTGCTGCTTTGGTTTTGCATTCATTTTGAATCAGTCTCTTTTATGAATCTAGAGTGCTGAAATGGAGAAAGACAGGTCCAAATTAATCAGTGTTCAAATGGACGGTGAATGTCATGAAGCTAGTTTAGGTAGTAGGGAAGCTgagaatttatattttaatagagaCGGCAATGAAGGTGAAGGAACTGTTGGAGCTCCAAAAAGGTTGAAGAAACATCAAGGAAAAAGATCAAGGAACCTAGATATGGAAATCTTTCAAATTGATGATGATAGGGAGGCATGCAGTGGTACCGAGGAAGGATCAAGTgtcaagaaaataaaaaatgaacaaGACATGGAGATTAGAGACAGTAAACCCACTAGTGGATCATCAAAGAAAAGAAGCCGACAactcttttttggaggttccggTCAAACTGCCCTTGTTTGTCTTTCTATATACTATCATTGTTCGAGACAGTTATCCATTTCCTTAGTTGGGTTCATGAGTCTGAACATTCTCTAAATTAACATTAATATAGGTGTTTTATAGGTTGACATATTAGAAATTGCAACAGTATGTTTCTACTTTATATTTTGATTGCTGTTGTACTAATGCATTCGTTGATAAATTGAATATTAGGCTCTATGTTAataatattaaattgatttgaatattaCTGGTAATATAGTCTTGCATAGAGCCCATTGAATGGACAAGATTCATTTAGCCGATACCAAACTGTTGGAATAAACATGATATCATTATTGTAATGAATTGAAATGGTGCAGATGATTATGATACATTATACATGCTTATCTACCTTCCTTGAACTAAGAATGTCTTTAATGTTTGCTTGACCATGCCTCATCCATGTATGAAAGTCTTGGTTCATGCCTATCCTAAGACGTCTGCCTTTTTGATTGGAGCCATGTTGAGTGATAGTCTTAACTCAATATTATGAGAGTTCCTGCATTTTACTCTGGGTGGATCTGAATCAGAGAGTACATATGACCTTCTCTAACGGTCGATTTACTTGGACTAGAAGTAAGGGGGTGGGAGGGGGAAGGATTACAAAATCATAGATAGTGTACTCTATCATGTTGTACATCTTTTGTGTCACTTTCCCTCCTCCCCTCAGATCTTCCATCTAAGTAAACAGACCTTAAATGATGCTGACAGAGGATATAGCCATTTGCTGCTATCCTAGGCCACTGGATGATATCAAGGACTCTTCTGGAGAATTCTTCGTCTTCTTTTCTATCTCCACCTCTCATTTACTTTTCTCTTCCTgctaccacctcctcctccccctctccttctcttccataTTAGTTCACACTTCACAATACTTTATTCACTATTGTTTGGCTGTAGTCTGAATATAGGGATGTGACAATGCATACTAACATATTTATCTAGTGGCCATGACCCATAAGCATgtgagttcatttttttttttttttcgtttcAAATGAAATTTTGTTATAAGTCAAAACCCACATTGTATCATTAGGAATCAACATGATAAATACTAACTCGATGAAAATGccttttttgatttttttgttATTTATAAATTTAGAAGTATCAACAAGTAAAGCTTACATCTTTTGCTACAAGTCTTCAAGTAAAATCTTTCTGTTGTTAACATTGCTACAAAGTCATCACGTAAAATCTTTCTGTTGCTAACTTTAGGTATAGTACTCATTCCAACATTTGTGTTGCGTCCCGTTTCTTCCTTTAATTTCGTTTTTTATCATTTGATGCTATGCTAGTTGGTAATGGACATTCACCCATATGGTTTTTGTTGGCAGATGAGAACACTGCCCTGGATGCTTTGCAGACACTAGCAGATTTGTCTGTTAACATTTTGCTGCCATCGTCTGCTGTTCAAGCTGGTCAGTTTCCAAACTTTGGCCTTTCCCTTTCATTTTCTCTCTAACAAACTGCATGTTTACCTTaacaatttaatatattatgctTAAATTAGTTGAAAATATTTATCCATAGATTGAATTGAATTACTTTTATGGGTTTGCATGTAACTCCAATCATTGTTTTTTAATGTAATGGAATCCATTGGTTTATCACTTTTGTTGAAGAATGTGGTATTCGTACATAACAATGCAATGTGCTTCTAGGGATATGGACCACTATTTGAGTTATCCAGTAGGAGTATTTGACGATCCATTCAAAAACATAGATGGATGACACTGTTTGTTTCTGGAGTCTGGTTGTTTCTCTTGTTCCAAATACCTGTCAATCCATAATTCCTCTAGGCATATTCTCTCTGGAAGTATGGACGGGAAAAGAAGGATATAAGCACATCTTTCTCTCAATTTGGATATCTTGGTGGTCTTTGAGTGATGCCAGAGTATGTAGATGAGAAGTTTTCCATGGATTGAACTACCAAGGAAGTTAGCCTTTGTTTGTCGATGCCCACTAAAAGACTTGTGTCCAATTTAGATGAATTCACTCGTACTGAAGTTTATGCATAACCCAGCAGTACCGAAAAAGAGGCAGggcatttcttttttttttttaaatctttgatCACGATGTGTCCCCAAAGCACAGTAGATGTAAATTCTCCATTTGAAGCAAGAGTGACAAGGTTAAATCCTCCCAATTGTGTTGTTATAAAGATTTGAACCCCGACCTTTGGTGAAACTCTGGAGATGTAGCTTGCCTACCACTAGACCAAGCAATTGTTGATGGTAGGGTAGAACAATTTCAATGTGCACAAACTGATAATGGTCTTAGTAAAAGATTATGCCCCAACTTGCCATATTGAATGGATTGGATGCCATTTGGGATGGTGTCATCGACATGGTCATGAATTAGGGCCATTTTGGTTATTGTGCGCACAGATCTGACATGGAACTACCACAACATTTGGTCCTTGCTCATTCAGTTCCtacttattttttatttcatatattATGTGCTCTCTAAGTATAATATTAGACATGATGACTCATTGGCATCCTTTTAGCTTCCTACTTTGCACACTTGAAATCTTGCTTCTCACCTTTACTTATTTAGTCTAATCTAATTCAAATGTACGTACACCTATATATCTATAGAGGATTCATATCCATTTGTTTCTTGTGCATTttcttgaatttcatttttaCTGATGGATCATTATGTTTCTTGTGTGTCTTTTTTATGTGTAGAATCATCTGCCAAggttcaagaagaacaaaaaaaTATGGATATGGATGAGAAGCCTAATATATCTGAATTGTTACCCTTAAATTACCATAGAGATAAGGCTAAAGTTTCAGGGAAAAGGGAGCGACGGAATCCTTCAAGTGTTGGTTCTGACATGCCTTCCAGGAAAAGCTCTAAATCTTCAAAGAGCTCACAGCCTGATGCAAAAGCTATTGCTGACATGAATCTTCAAGCCCAACAATGCATTGGTTTAACagagaaaagaaaaccaaaaatgTTTGCTTCAAAAGTATGAGATCTGTCATCATTTaagtattttcatatttatctgaTTTATTCAGTTAATAATAGTTTAAGTTTCTTTTTGATGCAAAATGTGTtattctctttccttatttatttaccatttgcAGATTCCATGTCTTGATTTCTTAAATGACCCTCAGAAAAGTGAATCACAGAGGATGGAGGTAATTTGCCTTTCTTCAGCTTTTTGTTTttcaatacttttttttttatttctaaatcttcaaagttatatatatatatatatatatatatatatatatatatatatatatatatatatatatatattgtgccTTCTGCATCAAACATATATGCAATATATGCAGTACCAAGCAAATTAGATATCTGCTCACCTATATATCATTATCATTCTCATCATCAAACTACCATGTTAGTCATGACTATTTGAGGTTGATTACATAGATGCCTCCACTCCTGTGTCTATATTTTTGCTGAAATTGTATGATTTGTATTTATGCTGTCATAACCATGTTCATTAGGTTTCTGCTGAAGAAGGAAAAAGATTCATCGTAAAGGGTAAACGAGTAAGTCAAGTTGTTCCAGTGGTTAGGCAAGACAAGTTTGTTAAACCATCAGAGAACTCTTCTCCGGTTGATGCTGGAAGAACTGCTATTCACTTAAGTGAAACAGTGGCTCATGCTGCCACTGAAAACCAAGGTAAATTGCTTAAGACACAGAGAAATCGTCGCAAGATAAGCCTGGTAAAAGCATTGGCCTGGAAGGATTTTAAACCAAATGGTGTGGCCGATCATCCTGATAAACTCTCTCATGCCACCAGCAGCACTTTTGAGCTTAAGGTACTTGTATACTCTTGGTCAATATATTCTTTTTACAAATATTACTCCTAGAAATAATGTTCTATTTATTTCATTTCAGGGAAAACTTTCTCATTGTCTGTCATCTAAAATTCTGCGGAGATGGTGTATGTTTGAGTGGTTTTACAGTGCTATTGATTATCCATGGTTTGCCAAAAGTGAGTTTGTGGAGTATTTGAATCATGTGAGGTTAGGACACATACCTAGATTAACTCGTGTGGAGTGGGGTGTCATACGAAGGTTTGTCTTAAACTGACTCTCTTTATTTGGATTGCAGTCTATAACCTTTTTATTCAAATTTCAGTTCTCTTGGAAAACCACGGCGATTCTCTGAACAATTTTTGAAGGAAGAAAGAGAGAAGCTTGAGCAGTATAGAGAATCAGTTAGGGCACACTATACTGATCTTCGAGCTGGTCTTAGAGAAGGTCTTCCTCCAGACCTAGCTCGCCCTTTATCAGTAGGTCAACGGGTCGTTGCTTGTCACCCTAAAACACGAGAATTTCATGATGGAAGTGTTTTGACCGCTGACCAGAGTAGATGCAGGATTCAATTTGATCGTCCTGAGTTAGGCGTTGAATTTGTTATGGTAATTCGTCACTGCATTTTCTATTGGTTAATTAACATTATTTATCTAGTCTGTTTTGATAAATTGctgtctctttcttttttttttctgctgATTGGCTTGAGTTGCAGACTATATAAACTTTAAAAGTATGTTTCTTAGTCACTGCAAAATAATTTTCTACTTTCCTGCTTCAACATAGCTTGGACTGATGGAtgaaatctttttttttcttctgaaaatGATTGGTTTGAGGCTTTTCATCCTTTTATTGAACATGCTTGAAATTGGTAGTAGGTGAATTAGTACTGCTATTCCTGCCTTATTATTGACAACTATTTGCTATTGCTGATAAAATGTTCTTTTCCCTGCAACTCAAAAGTCTCAAATCAAGATGTCAATTTGCTATCGTGCTGTATCAGCATCATGGAACATCATATTCTTGTGACTTGGATTGTGCTGATGATATACTGCCCAAGTGCCTAGCATATAGGACATTTATAACTCTGGTGTAATCTGCGGTTCATTCATTTTCAAGTGATTATCAGCTCACATTCCATCAATTTCTAACTCATCATCATTTTGTGGCCATACCACCAGTTGACCTCATCTTTTTCTCTTTCAATCCCCTCGACTGCACGATTTTTCTCCATTTTACTAGTCAATTTTTTATCCTCCAATTTCTTTTTCTACCATTGGTTCAGTCATAATTTCTCTAATTCTGTAAGATATATCCATTCAATCTGTACCTCTTCCTCACATAGGTTGATATTATTTTCAatgagaaatattattttttagaatTCATGTGAGGATGGATGTGCCTTTTGCACTGTGTTGGAAAGATACACTTCACTGTCCTCATAGGCTCAGTATGTCACTCAACCATTATAGAACTATATCATTATCAATGAATTTCCGAGAAGTTTAATTATTAGCTACATTATTCACTACTATAGCTAATAATAGTTATATGAATTGATGCTGTTTAGGAGAATTATCTAGCAAAACGTCATCATTACTCATCATTAAATGACTCATTATCACATTTCTCACTTTCCTCACTCTTTATGTAATCGGCTGCATGCTAGTTTCACCAAACCATTTTTTATTTGACTAATTTTGACTCAAGCTATTTGATTGACTCAAGCTATTTGATTGACTCAAGCACATAAGCATGTGAATATTGACTTTCCTAAATGCCTCATGTGGTCACATACAGAGCATTATTTTATATGAAGTACGCTAAATGGTTTTTTCATGCATATACTTGTCTGGCCGCTTAGAGTGTTTTTTTAAATCTCTTCTCATAGACATAATTCTTTACCCTCAATAGGGATAACACTGACTCTTGAATGGCATGCATCTattctttcttatttttcaggATATTGACTGCATGCCACTGAATCCCTTTGTAAACATTCCTGAAGCATTGAGAAGGAATATTGGTCTCAGCAGACATAGCAATAGTTTGAAGGATCTAAAACTAGACGATTGTACCAAGGATTGGCGAACTGGAAGTTCTATGAGACTTAATCCTAATGAGAGTTTTGACATTGGTGGTGGGAGCTCCCCTACTTCTGCTACTAGTTATCAAATGAATACACTAATGAAACAGGCCAAGGTTACCCCTTTTCACTATATCTGTTCTATAATCTGAAGCATTCTAGAAGGCTAGTGAGTGACAATGAACTTCTGGCAGGGGGACACATTAGATGCCATTGTGCAAGCTAAAGCTACTGTAAATCAAGTTGCTGTTGCAGCACAGCAGGCCATGTATCATCAACCCTGTTCTCTATCACAAATTCAGGAAAGAGAAGCTGATATAAGAGCTCTTGCTGAATTATCACGTGCTCTTGATAAAAAGGTTATCTCGATTCTTTGTATGTTTGTTCAGTTCTCAATACTATAGTCATTCTATTATGATTCAGATTCAATAATTTAAGTGGCATGACTTGAAACAATTCCTTCTCGGCCTCTTATTATATTCTAAATGTGAAGGCACACTATTTACTTTTCAATCCTTGGCAAGCAACTAAAAGAGAGTATATACACAATTTTTTTTTGATCCATCTTATGATGAATTTAACGGTTGTGGTAATGATATTACAGCTTACTCAGAATATTTAGTCACTCTTCATGCTGCCCTAGATATACATCACTATAACCCAGATATGTGGTATAGTTGCGGCATGGTTGGAGCTAGTGGAAGTAATTCAAGTGTTGTTACAACATTAAGTAAAAAATGTGAACGTTCAAGTTGCCTCATCTCATGGTGAACTTGGCTGATTCTTTCATTCTATAAGATAAAAATATCCAATAGATTTGGACATTAACCTGGATTTCCAGAATTGGGTAGCAAGCACACAAGAATAAATGATACTTGCATGATGGAGAAGAAATCCATTAGTCAGAGCATGTCTAAGTTTTCCACTTTAATTGATATAGATAGCATGGTATTCAATTTCCAAAAGTCCATCCCTAGTATCCTACCTCCAATTTGTTTTCTATGAAATTTCTAGTTTGGATCTATATTAACAACTACTACAAGTGATGATGATATTGATTCTTTCATGCAAGAAGTAGTGAGGACTATATGGGAT encodes the following:
- the LOC122041288 gene encoding protein ALWAYS EARLY 3-like isoform X1, giving the protein MASTRKLRNVNRNFAKDFEEWPEKDETHPKQSRQRKRKLSDMLGSRWSKDELEHFYENYRKYGKDWKKVAGSLRNRTSDMSEALYNMNKAYLSLPEGTATAAGLTAMMIDHYNNLFVGLCDLKPITINKQEGNNSDQERNDVARTSQKPQKRGRGKFRLNSKGSDGYSPDRLQNQSVSSRYGCLSLLKKKRSGDLFSGNQPRAVGKRTPRVPVSNLYLKDDKERPTYMSKQSSMAEVDSIDDEGAHVAAIALTEVLRGGGYGSPQVSLTPGRRVNHSNSSTIKSTEQKSAEMEKDRSKLISVQMDGECHEASLGSREAENLYFNRDGNEGEGTVGAPKRLKKHQGKRSRNLDMEIFQIDDDREACSGTEEGSSVKKIKNEQDMEIRDSKPTSGSSKKRSRQLFFGDENTALDALQTLADLSVNILLPSSAVQAESSAKVQEEQKNMDMDEKPNISELLPLNYHRDKAKVSGKRERRNPSSVGSDMPSRKSSKSSKSSQPDAKAIADMNLQAQQCIGLTEKRKPKMFASKIPCLDFLNDPQKSESQRMEVSAEEGKRFIVKGKRVSQVVPVVRQDKFVKPSENSSPVDAGRTAIHLSETVAHAATENQGKLLKTQRNRRKISLVKALAWKDFKPNGVADHPDKLSHATSSTFELKGKLSHCLSSKILRRWCMFEWFYSAIDYPWFAKSEFVEYLNHVRLGHIPRLTRVEWGVIRSSLGKPRRFSEQFLKEEREKLEQYRESVRAHYTDLRAGLREGLPPDLARPLSVGQRVVACHPKTREFHDGSVLTADQSRCRIQFDRPELGVEFVMDIDCMPLNPFVNIPEALRRNIGLSRHSNSLKDLKLDDCTKDWRTGSSMRLNPNESFDIGGGSSPTSATSYQMNTLMKQAKGDTLDAIVQAKATVNQVAVAAQQAMYHQPCSLSQIQEREADIRALAELSRALDKKEALLKELRNMNEEVSEKQQDGDTIKDLEHFRRQYAMVLIQLRDANDQVASALLSLRQRNTYHGNSMPSWNRPMENSGSVGLPETYNSSAILNQEFGSHVVEIVESSKRKARTMVDAAVKAMCTLKEGEDAFNKIGMALDLANNSVSSMGAVQGPPNSGHSNAGNPEHTGRIFDLATVSPKSNHSSDADPQIPSELISSCVSTLFMIQICTERQYPPAEIAQILDSALASLQPCSPHNLPIYREIETCMGIIKNQMLALIPTPSTITPEITTA
- the LOC122041288 gene encoding protein ALWAYS EARLY 3-like isoform X2, which translates into the protein MASTRKLRNVNRNFAKDFEEWPEKDETHPKQSRQRKRKLSDMLGSRWSKDELEHFYENYRKYGKDWKKVAGSLRNRTSDMSEALYNMNKAYLSLPEGTATAAGLTAMMIDHYNNLEGNNSDQERNDVARTSQKPQKRGRGKFRLNSKGSDGYSPDRLQNQSVSSRYGCLSLLKKKRSGDLFSGNQPRAVGKRTPRVPVSNLYLKDDKERPTYMSKQSSMAEVDSIDDEGAHVAAIALTEVLRGGGYGSPQVSLTPGRRVNHSNSSTIKSTEQKSAEMEKDRSKLISVQMDGECHEASLGSREAENLYFNRDGNEGEGTVGAPKRLKKHQGKRSRNLDMEIFQIDDDREACSGTEEGSSVKKIKNEQDMEIRDSKPTSGSSKKRSRQLFFGDENTALDALQTLADLSVNILLPSSAVQAESSAKVQEEQKNMDMDEKPNISELLPLNYHRDKAKVSGKRERRNPSSVGSDMPSRKSSKSSKSSQPDAKAIADMNLQAQQCIGLTEKRKPKMFASKIPCLDFLNDPQKSESQRMEVSAEEGKRFIVKGKRVSQVVPVVRQDKFVKPSENSSPVDAGRTAIHLSETVAHAATENQGKLLKTQRNRRKISLVKALAWKDFKPNGVADHPDKLSHATSSTFELKGKLSHCLSSKILRRWCMFEWFYSAIDYPWFAKSEFVEYLNHVRLGHIPRLTRVEWGVIRSSLGKPRRFSEQFLKEEREKLEQYRESVRAHYTDLRAGLREGLPPDLARPLSVGQRVVACHPKTREFHDGSVLTADQSRCRIQFDRPELGVEFVMDIDCMPLNPFVNIPEALRRNIGLSRHSNSLKDLKLDDCTKDWRTGSSMRLNPNESFDIGGGSSPTSATSYQMNTLMKQAKGDTLDAIVQAKATVNQVAVAAQQAMYHQPCSLSQIQEREADIRALAELSRALDKKEALLKELRNMNEEVSEKQQDGDTIKDLEHFRRQYAMVLIQLRDANDQVASALLSLRQRNTYHGNSMPSWNRPMENSGSVGLPETYNSSAILNQEFGSHVVEIVESSKRKARTMVDAAVKAMCTLKEGEDAFNKIGMALDLANNSVSSMGAVQGPPNSGHSNAGNPEHTGRIFDLATVSPKSNHSSDADPQIPSELISSCVSTLFMIQICTERQYPPAEIAQILDSALASLQPCSPHNLPIYREIETCMGIIKNQMLALIPTPSTITPEITTA